A stretch of Mustelus asterias chromosome 24, sMusAst1.hap1.1, whole genome shotgun sequence DNA encodes these proteins:
- the paf1 gene encoding RNA polymerase II-associated factor 1 homolog, with the protein MAPTIQNAQRDDGHRSSAHRAAPERSGVVCRVKYCNSLPDIPFDPKFVTYPFDPNRFVQYKATSLEKQHKHELLTEPDLGVVIDLINPDTYRIDNNVILDIADEKLLEEEIQAPSSSKRSQQHAKVVPWMRKTEYISTEFNRYGISNEKPEVKIGVSVKQQFTEEEIYKDRDSQIAAIEKTFVDANKEVTQHYSKPRVTPVEVMPVFPDFKMWINPCAQVIFDSDPAPKEIAGPGAVEMMSQAMIRGMMDEEGNQFVAYFLPNEDTIKKRKRDNEECIDYMPEDVYEYKISREYNWNVKNKASKGYEENYFFIFRDGDGVYYNELETRVRLSKRRAKGGHGVQSNTNAVLVVKHRDMNEKELEAQEARRAQLENHEPEDEEEMDHGIEIPGSEDEKDKESGSEKAESADEHSASESEREEEKEDKASIKSRSDAESNSGDDRQAREARDEEEIFGSDDDSDNEDRQNESGREESGSEDEQQSEEEEEEEEEEEEGRRSRSRSPSNSGSEQSDTENQNAAPSGSEPGTDSSENEGSGSESD; encoded by the exons gTCCAGTGCACATCGGGCAGCACCTGAGAG GTCCGGAGTTGTGTGCAGGGTGAAATATTGCAACTCTCTGCCAGACATTCCCTTTGACCCAAAGTTTGTGACGTATCCATTTGATCCCAACAG GTTTGTACAGTATAAAGCCACCTCTCTCGAAAAGCAGCATAAGCATGAGCTGTTAACGGAGCCAGACCTGGGAGTCGTGATTGATCTCATCAACCCCGATACCTACCGGATCGATAACAATG TCATCCTCGATATTGCAGACGAGAAGTTACTGGAAGAAGAAATTCAGGCACCGTCCAGCTCAAAGCG GTCTCAGCAGCATGCCAAGGTGGTGCCATGGATGAGAAAGACTGAATACATCTCCACAGAGTTCAACCGATATGGCATCTCTAATGAGAAACCTGAAGTCAA GATTGGCGTGTCCGTCAAACAACAGTTCACAgaggaggagatttacaaggaccgGGACAGCCAGATCGCAGCCATTGAAAAGACCTTCGTGGACGCCAATAAAGAG GTCACTCAACATTACAGTAAGCCTCGGGTTACCCCTGTGGAAGTGATGCCTGTTTTCCCTGACTTCAAG atgtggattaatccatgTGCGCAGGTCATATTCGACTCTGACCCAGCGCCCAAAGAGATCGCCGGGCCCGGCGCTGTGGAGATGATGTCCCAAGCCATGATcag gggTATGATGGATGAAGAAGGAAACCAGTTTGTTGCTTACTTCCTTCCAAATGAGGACACCATAAAGAAACGGAAGAGAGATAATGAGGAATGCATTGATTACATGCCCGAGGATGT ATACGAGTATAAAATATCCAGAGAGTATAACTGGAACGTGAAGAACAAAGCCAGCAAAGGCTACGAGGAAAACTATTTCTTCATCTTCCGTGATGGTGATGGAGTTTATTACAATGAGCTTGAGACCAG AGTGCGTCTGAGCAAGCGTCGCGCAAAGGGAGGTCACGGAGTTCAGTCAAACACCAACGCAGTGCTGGTGGTAAAACACCGAGACATGAATGAGAAAGAGCTGGAAGCACAG GAGGCCAGACGGGCCCAGCTGGAGAATCACGAGCCGGAGGATGAAGAGGAAATGGACCATGGAATAGAGATCCCGGGATCAG AAGACGAAAAGGACAAGGAGAGCGGCAGCGAGAAGGCAGAGAGCGCAGACGAGCACTCGGCGAGTGAGAGTgagcgggaggaggagaaggaggataaGGCGAGCATCAAGAGCAGAAGCGATGCGGAGAGCAACAGCGGGGATGACCGGCAGGCCCGCGAGGCCCGGGACGAGGAGGAGATCTTCGGCAGCGATGACGACAGCGACAACGAGGATCGACAGAACGAGAGTGGCCGGGAGGAGAGCGGCAGCGAGGACGAGCAGCAgagcgaggaggaggaggaagaggaggaggaggaggaggaggggcgcAGGAGCCGCAGCCGCAGCCCGTCCAACAGCGGCAGCGAGCAATCTGACACTGAGAACCAAAACGCGGCGCCAAGTGGCAGCGAGCCGGGCACGGATTCCAGCGAGAATGAGGGCAGTGGCAGCGAGAGTGACTGA